The Bdellovibrio bacteriovorus W nucleotide sequence ATTGGTCTCTTTGCGCGCCTTTAATACAAAGGCTTCGACGTCGTCATTAAGATCTTCAGACTCCAGGGCTTCTTTGAGTTGGATTTCCACAAAGAGATCATTGTACCAAGGGGCAATCGCACTTGGTAATTGTTTAAGACCCTTTTCGTCGCTACAAATCTCATAGGCTCTTAATAAAGACAAATCATTCAGAGGGAATTCTTCCTCGTTAGAGAGATCTTTATAGAGCGAGCAGGATTGAGTGGCATCCGTCGTGCGCAGCTTGCTTGCTAGAGTGTAGTTCTTCCACCAGCGAATGTTTTGCTCATTAGCTCCCACGGCAAGGTTTGAAAGCTCTTGTGTCGTGGCATTCTTGTATCGAGTTAAAAAAGTAGAAGCGGGGGGAGTGAGTTTTCTATCAATTTTGGTATCAAGCCTCGATAGAGTCGAGCATCCGAGCATAACTGATAAAAATGAAAGTGCGACGATGGATCTAGGCATACATTAAGGCTACGTTGTTTGCAGAGCAGACACAACTGGCTATCGGCTAGAATGCAAAAAAAAAAAGCCGCTTATACGCGGCTTCCTCTTTGTAGAACTTGGATTCTCTCATCAAGTGGTGGGTGAGTCATAAACAGTCTAGAGATTCCACCTTTGTCGCGGTTAGAAATCATCAACGTCGCTGTCTGACCTTCCTCTGGAGGAATCGGCAAGTCATAGACCGATTTTAGTCTTGCTAGGGCAGCAATCATATTCTCACGTGAAGAATACTTGGCGCCGCCAGCGTCTGCGCGGAACTCGCGTTTGCGCGAGAAGTAATTCACAACAATAGAACCTAAAAGTGTAAATGCAATGTCGCCGAGGATGATCACGCCAAAACGTGCGATTTCGCGGAAGCGCTCGTCCACATTTGATGCCACTAGGTTTGCAAGAATTCTAGAGAAGAACATTGCAAAGGCATTCACGATACCTTGGATCAGTGTCATAGTTACCATGTCACCGTTGGCGATATGCGCCACTTCGTGGGCAAGAACGCCTTCAAGTTCTTTTTCATTCATGCGCTGAAGTAAACCTGTAGAAACTGCAACTAGAGACTTGTTTTTAGTTGGTCCTGTAGCAAAAGCATTGATGTCAACGCTCTCATAAACACCTACTTCTGGCATTTTAGAAATTTGCGCACGACGAGACATTTCGTGAACTTTAGTGACGAGGTGGCGAAGTTGTGGATCTTGAGTTTGTGGATCGATAACTTTAACGCCATGGAACATCTTCGCCATCCATTTAGACATGAATAGAGAGATGAAGGCTCCGCCCATACCCCAAACAGCACAGAAGGCCATTAAGAACGGAATTTGCGAGTTAAGACCAGCAAGGCCAAGAAAGCGACTGACGATAGACCAAACAATGCCAATCGTAACAATC carries:
- a CDS encoding heat shock protein HtpX (COG0501 Zn-dependent protease with chaperone function), translating into MAFFKRIGLFLLTNLLVIVTIGIVWSIVSRFLGLAGLNSQIPFLMAFCAVWGMGGAFISLFMSKWMAKMFHGVKVIDPQTQDPQLRHLVTKVHEMSRRAQISKMPEVGVYESVDINAFATGPTKNKSLVAVSTGLLQRMNEKELEGVLAHEVAHIANGDMVTMTLIQGIVNAFAMFFSRILANLVASNVDERFREIARFGVIILGDIAFTLLGSIVVNYFSRKREFRADAGGAKYSSRENMIAALARLKSVYDLPIPPEEGQTATLMISNRDKGGISRLFMTHPPLDERIQVLQRGSRV